One stretch of Flavobacterium sp. 9 DNA includes these proteins:
- a CDS encoding tetratricopeptide repeat protein, whose translation MKSKYVILASALLISVATFAQKDQIKSAEKALKGGDAQGAITILKDAENLVVNAKDVEQAQYYFVQGNAYLDLANKKVEEGANLLNAAESYKKLIEIEKTSGKQKYSVQAASSITEIKGKLINSAIADTQAKKVKEGAKKLYDAYLLDKKDTINLYYAASTAVNAQDYDSALPMYEELKKLNYSGKGTSYTAVNKASGNEDGFNSAKERDLALKLGTHEKPKTEVIPSKRGEIYKNLALILVQKGRTEEAKKAIADARKANPDDSSLILSEANLYLETKDYDTYKTLVTQALEKEPNNADLVFNLGVISGNAKNSADAEKYYLKAIEINPNYTNAYLNLAALKLEAEKPIIDEMNKLGTSAKDMKRYDVLKAQRENVFRGVIPYLKKANELDPKNEDVSKTLLGVYKALEMTAEAKALKATMN comes from the coding sequence ATGAAAAGTAAGTATGTAATACTAGCATCAGCATTATTGATTTCTGTAGCTACTTTTGCTCAGAAAGATCAAATTAAGAGTGCTGAAAAAGCGTTAAAAGGCGGCGATGCTCAAGGAGCAATTACAATATTGAAAGACGCTGAAAACTTGGTAGTAAATGCCAAAGATGTTGAACAAGCGCAATACTATTTTGTACAAGGAAATGCTTATTTGGATTTAGCTAACAAAAAAGTTGAAGAAGGTGCAAACTTATTGAATGCAGCTGAAAGCTATAAAAAGTTAATTGAAATCGAGAAAACTTCAGGAAAACAAAAGTATTCAGTTCAGGCTGCTTCTTCAATTACTGAAATTAAAGGAAAGCTTATTAATTCAGCTATTGCTGACACACAGGCTAAAAAAGTTAAAGAAGGTGCGAAAAAATTGTATGATGCTTATTTGTTAGACAAAAAAGATACAATCAACTTGTATTACGCAGCTTCAACAGCAGTAAACGCTCAGGATTATGATAGTGCTTTGCCAATGTATGAAGAATTGAAAAAATTAAATTATTCTGGAAAAGGTACTTCTTATACAGCTGTAAATAAAGCTTCAGGTAATGAAGATGGTTTTAATTCTGCAAAAGAAAGAGATTTAGCTTTAAAATTAGGAACTCACGAAAAACCAAAAACAGAAGTTATTCCTTCTAAAAGAGGTGAGATCTACAAAAATTTAGCTTTGATCTTAGTTCAAAAAGGACGTACAGAAGAGGCTAAAAAAGCGATCGCTGATGCAAGAAAAGCGAATCCTGATGATTCTTCTTTGATTCTTTCAGAAGCTAATTTATATCTTGAAACTAAAGACTATGATACTTACAAAACATTAGTTACTCAAGCTTTAGAAAAAGAACCAAACAATGCTGATCTTGTTTTTAATTTAGGTGTAATCAGTGGTAATGCAAAAAATAGCGCTGATGCTGAGAAATATTACTTAAAAGCTATTGAAATCAATCCAAACTATACTAATGCTTACCTTAACCTTGCAGCATTAAAATTAGAGGCTGAGAAACCAATCATTGATGAAATGAATAAATTGGGTACTTCTGCAAAAGATATGAAACGTTACGATGTCTTGAAAGCACAAAGAGAAAATGTTTTTAGAGGAGTTATTCCTTACCTTAAAAAAGCAAACGAATTAGATCCTAAAAACGAAGATGTTTCTAAAACATTATTAGGAGTTTATAAAGCTTTAGAAATGACTGCTGAAGCAAAAGCATTAAAAGCTACAATGAACTAA
- a CDS encoding OsmC family protein: MKFTRKANANWKGTGMEGKGTISTQSTTLDNAQLSFKTRFADGVGTNPEELVAAAHSGCFTMQLSFLLNEGGFTADDLNTEATVTFEDGTITLIHLDLKGKVPGISAEEFEKTAAKAKEICPISKLLNTTITLSAALV, encoded by the coding sequence ATGAAATTTACAAGAAAAGCAAATGCCAACTGGAAAGGAACCGGCATGGAAGGAAAAGGAACTATAAGTACACAAAGTACAACATTAGATAATGCACAATTATCGTTTAAAACAAGATTTGCAGACGGAGTAGGAACAAATCCCGAAGAACTTGTTGCAGCAGCGCATTCTGGCTGTTTTACGATGCAATTAAGTTTTTTATTAAACGAAGGAGGTTTTACTGCAGATGATCTAAACACAGAAGCGACAGTAACTTTTGAAGACGGAACAATAACACTTATTCACTTAGACTTAAAAGGAAAAGTTCCAGGAATTTCTGCCGAAGAATTTGAAAAAACAGCTGCAAAAGCAAAAGAAATCTGCCCAATCTCGAAACTTTTAAATACAACAATTACATTATCTGCTGCTTTAGTTTAG
- a CDS encoding DUF349 domain-containing protein: MLEEKNDNLQEADGKLEIEINDSTQDNAIETTGSEAATEDTISNEEVVAENTVEAESTETEHQTALDAITNSNAEESEDETLKERHDIPMQDYNTFSLDALVDELKKLINDDKVMSVKEHIEEIKKAFLLQYNHLIEEKKEEFNASKEDPNEEFEYHSPLKSKFDEYYNVFREKRNAHFKHLQTNLKSNLDNRLAIVEELKELINPQENIKDTLKHFNDLRERWKNAGAIPKDKYNHVWNNYHFHVENFYDYLHLDREARDLDFKYNLEQKQKIIARVEELVNETDISKAFRELQDLHRIWKEDIGPVSKEHRDSIWNKFSELTKKIHDKREILFESQRANEQNNLEVKKEIIGKIEVLGTEKVNSHSQWLVQIQKVEALRNEFFAAGKVPSEVNEETWAAFKTAVRNFNSFKNSFYKDIKKDQNDNLNKKMALVAKAKELQESTDFGATTPVMKQIQEEWKQIGHVPKKYSDKIWKEFKDACNHYFDKLKEHKSEENVDEVAAFDNKKAYLDILRAYQLTGDHKTDLDAIKAHIEIWKGYGKVPFARRHIEGKFNKILDALFEKLSLSKKETEMMRFANRIDSLSDSNDTRKLDNEKIFIMRKIEEVQNEIFQLENNIQFFTNTKNAKKENSIVLEVRKNIAIHKESLEVWKDKLKQLRNLGQE, translated from the coding sequence ATGTTAGAAGAAAAGAATGATAACCTGCAAGAAGCAGACGGAAAATTAGAAATCGAGATTAACGATTCTACACAAGATAATGCAATTGAAACTACTGGTTCTGAAGCAGCAACTGAAGATACAATTTCAAATGAAGAAGTTGTAGCAGAAAATACGGTTGAAGCTGAATCTACAGAAACAGAGCATCAAACAGCATTAGATGCTATAACAAATTCGAATGCCGAAGAAAGTGAAGATGAAACGCTAAAAGAGCGCCATGATATTCCTATGCAGGATTATAATACTTTCTCGCTTGATGCGCTTGTTGATGAATTGAAAAAATTGATCAACGACGATAAAGTGATGTCTGTAAAAGAGCATATCGAAGAAATTAAGAAAGCATTTTTACTACAATACAACCATCTTATAGAGGAGAAAAAGGAAGAATTCAACGCTTCTAAAGAAGATCCTAACGAAGAATTCGAATATCATTCTCCATTAAAATCTAAGTTTGATGAATATTATAATGTTTTTAGAGAAAAAAGAAATGCTCACTTTAAACATTTACAAACAAACCTTAAATCAAATTTAGACAATCGACTTGCAATAGTAGAGGAACTAAAAGAGCTTATAAATCCGCAGGAAAACATCAAAGACACGCTTAAACATTTTAATGATTTAAGAGAAAGATGGAAAAATGCCGGAGCAATTCCAAAAGATAAATACAATCACGTTTGGAACAATTATCACTTTCACGTAGAGAATTTTTATGATTATCTGCATTTAGATCGTGAAGCAAGAGATTTAGATTTCAAATACAATCTTGAACAAAAGCAAAAAATTATTGCACGTGTTGAAGAATTAGTAAACGAAACTGACATCAGCAAAGCATTCCGTGAGTTACAAGACTTACACAGAATCTGGAAAGAAGATATTGGTCCGGTTTCAAAAGAACACCGTGATAGTATCTGGAATAAATTCAGTGAACTGACTAAAAAAATTCATGACAAAAGAGAAATTTTATTCGAAAGCCAAAGAGCAAACGAACAAAACAATCTTGAAGTTAAGAAAGAAATCATTGGGAAAATTGAGGTTTTAGGAACTGAAAAAGTAAATTCTCACTCACAATGGTTAGTACAAATTCAGAAAGTAGAAGCACTTAGAAATGAGTTTTTTGCTGCCGGAAAAGTACCATCAGAAGTAAATGAAGAAACTTGGGCTGCATTTAAAACTGCCGTTAGAAACTTTAATTCTTTTAAAAATTCATTTTACAAAGACATTAAAAAAGACCAAAACGACAATTTAAACAAAAAAATGGCTCTTGTTGCGAAAGCAAAAGAATTACAAGAAAGCACAGATTTTGGCGCTACAACTCCTGTAATGAAACAAATTCAGGAAGAGTGGAAACAAATAGGTCACGTTCCTAAAAAATATTCAGATAAAATCTGGAAAGAATTTAAAGACGCTTGTAATCATTATTTTGATAAATTAAAAGAGCACAAATCAGAAGAAAACGTTGATGAAGTTGCTGCTTTTGACAATAAAAAAGCTTACTTAGATATTCTAAGAGCATACCAACTTACTGGTGATCACAAAACTGATTTAGACGCTATAAAAGCACATATCGAAATCTGGAAAGGTTACGGAAAAGTTCCTTTTGCAAGACGTCATATCGAAGGAAAATTCAATAAAATCCTTGATGCTCTTTTTGAAAAATTAAGTTTGAGTAAAAAAGAAACTGAAATGATGCGTTTTGCTAACAGAATTGATTCTTTATCTGACAGCAATGATACTCGTAAATTAGACAACGAGAAGATATTCATAATGCGCAAAATTGAAGAAGTTCAAAATGAAATCTTCCAATTAGAAAATAACATTCAGTTCTTTACAAATACTAAAAATGCGAAAAAAGAAAACTCAATTGTTCTTGAAGTTCGCAAAAACATCGCTATCCACAAAGAAAGCCTTGAAGTTTGGAAAGATAAATTGAAGCAATTACGTAATTTGGGACAAGAATAA
- a CDS encoding lipid A phosphoethanolamine transferase, whose protein sequence is MKKFLPFFLLIFPFYNSLLAQDTINEQKESIYTEARYHYYLKTILLFNEYLDTETGSFNTTQLRFLHPIANKAWNLRVDLPLVSTNTSSINKTGIGDIGVGISYIPYLKHKKDGIAFRARIISNSAVDPALGSGKWVFAPAIFYGKYIKKDHILWIVSLENQMSFAGSDNRSDINLTAFENYFMFILGKNWIAADVAFKYNNTNKGYPNNAFVEFGRRITKNDMAYIHPSVAFGGHKTYNYGIEVGMLILF, encoded by the coding sequence ATGAAAAAATTTCTACCTTTTTTTTTACTCATTTTTCCATTTTACAATTCACTTTTGGCTCAGGATACTATTAATGAGCAGAAAGAAAGCATATATACAGAAGCACGTTATCATTATTATCTAAAAACAATATTACTCTTTAATGAGTATTTAGATACTGAAACAGGTTCATTTAATACAACACAACTTCGTTTCCTGCATCCTATCGCTAATAAAGCGTGGAACTTGCGAGTCGATCTTCCTTTAGTTTCTACAAATACGAGCTCTATAAACAAAACCGGTATTGGTGATATTGGCGTTGGCATTAGCTATATACCTTATTTAAAACACAAAAAAGATGGAATTGCTTTTCGCGCCAGAATAATCTCAAACTCCGCTGTAGATCCAGCTCTTGGATCAGGTAAATGGGTCTTTGCTCCGGCTATTTTCTACGGAAAATATATAAAGAAAGATCATATTTTATGGATCGTTTCTCTAGAAAACCAAATGAGTTTTGCAGGATCTGACAATAGAAGCGATATCAATCTTACTGCATTCGAAAATTACTTTATGTTTATACTGGGAAAAAACTGGATTGCTGCTGATGTTGCTTTTAAATACAATAACACCAATAAAGGTTATCCTAATAATGCTTTTGTAGAATTTGGCAGAAGGATTACTAAAAACGATATGGCTTACATCCATCCAAGTGTGGCTTTTGGCGGACATAAAACCTATAACTATGGTATCGAAGTTGGAATGCTAATTTTATTTTAA
- a CDS encoding shikimate dehydrogenase, which yields MIDILRRRFGLLGRNISYSFSKGYFTEKFSDEVFAGNSYENFDISEINYFTELVKNNPDLKGLNVTIPYKEQVIPFLHKLSKKAALIGAVNTIKFTKNGELKGYNTDYYGFKKSLKPLLEPHHKKALILGTGGASKGVAFALDELDIPYTFVSRESKENIIDYSLINATTFDNFQIIINCTPVGTSPNIEACPDLPYEFFTEKHIAYDLIYNPEETQFLKNAKEKGATIKNGYDMLIFQAEKAWKIWNK from the coding sequence ATGATTGATATTTTAAGAAGACGTTTTGGCTTGTTGGGCCGTAATATTAGTTACTCATTTTCAAAAGGATATTTTACAGAAAAATTCAGCGATGAAGTTTTTGCCGGCAACAGCTACGAAAACTTCGATATTTCTGAAATTAATTATTTCACTGAATTAGTAAAAAACAATCCCGATTTAAAAGGATTAAATGTTACAATCCCATACAAAGAACAAGTTATTCCGTTCTTACATAAACTATCAAAAAAAGCGGCCTTAATTGGTGCTGTAAACACTATTAAATTCACGAAAAACGGAGAATTAAAAGGTTACAACACCGATTATTATGGTTTCAAAAAATCATTAAAACCATTATTAGAACCGCATCACAAAAAAGCCCTGATTCTGGGAACCGGCGGCGCATCAAAAGGTGTTGCCTTTGCTCTTGACGAATTAGATATTCCGTATACTTTTGTTTCCAGAGAATCTAAGGAAAACATCATTGATTACAGTTTAATTAATGCTACTACTTTTGATAATTTTCAGATTATTATCAATTGTACTCCGGTAGGAACAAGTCCAAATATTGAAGCTTGTCCAGATCTTCCTTATGAGTTTTTTACTGAGAAACATATTGCTTACGATTTAATATACAATCCGGAAGAAACTCAGTTTTTAAAAAATGCCAAAGAAAAAGGCGCAACAATAAAAAATGGTTACGACATGCTAATTTTTCAGGCAGAAAAAGCGTGGAAAATCTGGAATAAATAA
- a CDS encoding tetratricopeptide repeat protein: MQLSNEEEDYNLSLSKFESMLKTNKVLFFDSEEFEEIILHYLDIGKANLAKKALKLALDQHPKSTGLKLVQVEMLVYDDKLEIAEKLLNELYAIEPNNEEIYIQKANICSKRDQHEKAVELLKIALQYTDDYADVYNLIGMEYLFMDNLEMAKDSFIKCLEEDLEDQSALYNVVYCFEFLDQNQEAILYLNDYINKNPYSEIAWHQLGRLHYGVKEYENAIRAFDYATLIDDEFLGAFMEKAKAYERLKKYSEAIESYNRTIELDDATSYALLRIGKCYEKLGNSAKALQYYNQTVHEDPLLDKGWIAITDFYVRQKNFQKALFFVNKALAIDNQNRLYWKRYATINKQMNFFEEAEFGYRKAVEFGDYALDTWLFWVDILQFLGEFESAIQTLLQATEYFPEENEIEYRLAGLYFMIQDNTKAKFHLSNGLRLNFENYILIEDLFPVVWSKKMVKNYIEKHRKE; this comes from the coding sequence ATGCAATTAAGCAACGAAGAAGAAGATTATAACCTATCCCTATCCAAATTTGAGTCTATGTTAAAAACTAACAAAGTGCTCTTTTTTGATTCTGAAGAATTTGAAGAAATCATTCTTCATTATTTAGATATAGGTAAGGCTAATTTAGCAAAAAAGGCCTTGAAACTTGCATTAGACCAACACCCAAAATCTACGGGCTTAAAATTAGTACAAGTAGAAATGTTGGTTTACGACGACAAACTGGAAATCGCCGAAAAACTCCTGAATGAGTTATATGCAATCGAACCTAATAACGAGGAAATTTACATCCAAAAAGCCAATATTTGTTCTAAGAGAGATCAACACGAAAAAGCGGTAGAATTGCTTAAAATTGCCTTGCAATATACAGACGACTACGCTGATGTGTACAACTTGATTGGAATGGAATATCTGTTTATGGATAACCTTGAGATGGCAAAAGACAGTTTTATCAAATGTCTTGAAGAAGATTTAGAAGATCAATCTGCTTTGTATAATGTGGTTTATTGTTTTGAATTTTTAGATCAAAATCAGGAAGCCATTCTATATCTTAACGATTATATCAATAAAAACCCATATAGCGAAATCGCCTGGCATCAGCTTGGACGTTTGCATTATGGCGTAAAAGAATACGAAAATGCGATTCGCGCTTTTGACTATGCAACTCTTATTGATGATGAATTCTTAGGCGCTTTCATGGAAAAAGCAAAAGCCTACGAACGTCTTAAAAAATACAGCGAAGCGATCGAAAGCTACAACAGAACTATCGAGTTAGACGATGCAACTTCTTATGCGTTATTGCGTATTGGAAAATGCTACGAAAAGCTAGGTAATTCGGCAAAAGCATTACAATATTACAACCAAACTGTACATGAAGATCCACTTTTAGATAAAGGCTGGATTGCAATTACTGACTTTTATGTTCGTCAAAAAAACTTTCAAAAAGCATTATTTTTTGTAAATAAAGCTTTGGCTATCGACAATCAAAATCGTTTGTACTGGAAACGTTATGCGACGATCAACAAACAAATGAACTTTTTTGAAGAAGCTGAATTTGGATACAGAAAAGCAGTAGAATTTGGAGATTATGCATTAGATACCTGGTTATTCTGGGTTGACATACTTCAGTTTTTAGGTGAATTCGAAAGCGCAATTCAAACCTTATTGCAAGCAACTGAATATTTTCCTGAAGAAAACGAAATCGAATATCGTTTAGCAGGATTATATTTTATGATTCAGGACAATACAAAAGCAAAATTTCATTTAAGCAATGGTTTGCGTTTGAACTTTGAAAACTACATTTTAATCGAAGATTTATTTCCTGTAGTTTGGTCAAAAAAAATGGTTAAAAATTATATTGAAAAACATAGAAAAGAATAA
- a CDS encoding aspartate aminotransferase family protein — MNPDFIKYQAQTSPYPLGMEVSHAIGSYVYDTNDKKYLDFVAGVSACTLGHQHPRVNQAIKDQLDKYSHVMVYGEYSQSPAVQYCKLLASLLPESLNKTYLVNSGTEAIEGALKLAKRTTGRSQLISCHNAYHGNTMGSMSVMGFEERKQAFRPLLPDVDFITFNNEADLEKITTRTAAILLETIQGGAGFIQPHDNFLQKVRKRCDEVGAMMIVDEIQPGFGRTGKLFGFQNYDVIPDIVVMGKGMGGGMPVGAFTASAEKMDLLTENPKLGHITTFGGHPVIASACLATLQELTETNLMTEALEKEKLFRSLLVHPLIKEVRGKGLMLAAMTETAEITNEVILNCQDKGLILFWLLFEGCAIRITPPLTISEEEIKEGCAIILSVMDEILKKGQKA; from the coding sequence ATGAATCCAGATTTTATAAAATATCAAGCGCAAACCTCTCCTTATCCATTAGGAATGGAAGTTTCGCATGCCATAGGCTCATACGTTTACGACACAAACGATAAAAAATATTTAGATTTCGTAGCCGGAGTTTCGGCTTGCACACTAGGACATCAGCATCCAAGAGTCAATCAAGCCATAAAAGATCAGTTAGACAAATATTCGCACGTCATGGTTTATGGTGAATATTCGCAAAGTCCGGCCGTTCAATATTGCAAATTACTAGCTTCGCTTCTACCGGAATCTTTAAATAAAACCTATTTAGTAAATTCAGGTACAGAAGCGATTGAAGGCGCCTTAAAATTAGCAAAACGAACAACAGGCCGTAGTCAGCTTATTTCGTGTCATAACGCTTATCACGGTAACACAATGGGCTCTATGAGTGTTATGGGATTCGAAGAACGCAAACAAGCCTTTCGTCCTTTGCTTCCGGATGTTGATTTTATTACATTCAATAACGAAGCCGATTTAGAAAAAATAACCACCAGAACAGCCGCAATACTTTTAGAAACTATTCAGGGAGGCGCAGGATTTATTCAGCCTCATGATAATTTTTTACAAAAAGTTCGCAAGCGTTGCGATGAAGTTGGAGCGATGATGATTGTCGATGAAATTCAGCCTGGATTTGGTAGAACCGGAAAACTTTTTGGCTTCCAAAATTACGATGTCATTCCGGATATCGTCGTTATGGGAAAAGGAATGGGTGGCGGAATGCCGGTTGGTGCTTTTACAGCTTCGGCAGAAAAAATGGATCTTTTAACAGAAAATCCTAAGTTAGGACACATTACGACTTTTGGAGGTCATCCTGTCATTGCGTCAGCATGTCTGGCTACTTTGCAGGAATTAACTGAAACTAACCTTATGACAGAGGCTTTAGAGAAGGAAAAACTCTTCAGATCGCTTTTGGTACATCCTTTGATAAAGGAAGTTAGAGGAAAAGGATTAATGCTCGCAGCAATGACTGAAACAGCCGAAATAACCAACGAAGTTATTTTGAACTGTCAAGACAAAGGTCTCATTTTATTCTGGTTGCTATTCGAAGGATGCGCCATTAGAATAACACCACCATTAACCATTTCTGAAGAAGAAATAAAAGAAGGTTGTGCCATAATCCTGAGTGTTATGGATGAAATCTTGAAAAAAGGGCAAAAAGCATAA
- a CDS encoding OstA-like protein has product MKKSLFFISYCLLLLSVQSIFAQAPKPKTINIENSDLVEVNQVLVPDGILLTGNVKVNHDGVVLTCNKAYFFQKENYIKAFGNVQLVQGDTLFLNSKYAEYSGNLKKAFATGDAVMSSPDATLQTDTINFDRNVQQVFYNTKGTIVNKDNTLVSKSGRYYVSEKKFQFLTEVTITNPKYVIKSNHLDYYSNSGHTYLFGPSTITSKANYIYTEKGFYDTKKNLAHFLRRSYIKYDDRLIEGDSLYYNRNIEFASATRNVKITDSINRGIVKGHYAEIYKLKDSMFVTKRAVAINLVENDSVYIHGKKLMVTGKEGERIIRAFNNVRFYKIDMSGKCDSLHSETKIALTKLIGSPIIWNGENQITGEVIHLIGDQTTRKLDSLKVLNNTFLVSKDTLGTGYNQVKGINLFGKFKDGKLHDVDVIKNTEVIYFMRNDAHELIGINKNVSSKINLLLENNAVETISFFNKVDGDIYPEADLPENARKLRGLVWRGDERIKSKDDIFTAEDNELNDKLIQEGKDQEAKDKDTPMKVRKETLDYDKKKPAAKAAAKPSAKVKTKAVK; this is encoded by the coding sequence TTGAAGAAATCACTCTTTTTCATATCTTATTGTTTGCTTTTGTTAAGCGTACAATCCATTTTTGCACAAGCGCCAAAGCCAAAAACAATTAATATTGAGAATTCTGACCTCGTAGAAGTGAATCAGGTTTTAGTGCCAGATGGAATTTTGCTTACCGGAAATGTAAAAGTAAATCATGATGGTGTTGTCCTGACTTGTAATAAAGCCTATTTTTTTCAAAAAGAAAACTACATCAAAGCTTTCGGAAACGTGCAATTAGTGCAAGGTGATACTTTGTTTTTAAATAGTAAATATGCCGAATACAGTGGAAACTTGAAAAAAGCTTTCGCAACGGGTGATGCCGTCATGAGTTCGCCTGATGCTACTTTGCAAACCGATACGATTAATTTTGACCGAAATGTTCAGCAGGTTTTTTACAATACAAAAGGTACAATTGTCAATAAAGACAACACTTTAGTAAGTAAATCAGGAAGATATTATGTTTCAGAAAAGAAATTTCAGTTCTTAACAGAAGTTACCATTACAAATCCTAAATACGTAATAAAATCTAATCACTTAGATTATTATAGTAATTCCGGACATACCTATTTATTTGGACCATCGACGATTACCAGTAAAGCCAATTATATTTATACAGAAAAAGGCTTTTATGATACCAAGAAAAATCTCGCCCACTTTTTACGGAGATCCTATATAAAATATGATGACAGACTTATAGAAGGCGATAGTTTATATTATAATCGGAATATTGAATTTGCATCGGCAACGCGAAATGTAAAAATTACAGATTCTATAAATCGCGGAATTGTAAAAGGACATTATGCCGAGATTTATAAACTTAAAGATTCCATGTTTGTAACCAAAAGAGCGGTTGCAATAAACCTTGTCGAAAATGACTCCGTTTACATTCACGGAAAAAAATTAATGGTAACCGGTAAAGAAGGAGAACGCATTATTAGAGCTTTTAACAATGTTCGTTTTTACAAAATCGACATGAGCGGAAAATGTGATTCTTTGCACTCAGAGACTAAAATTGCATTGACAAAACTAATTGGAAGTCCAATTATATGGAACGGCGAAAACCAAATTACCGGCGAAGTAATCCATTTGATTGGTGATCAGACTACCAGAAAATTAGATTCACTAAAAGTGCTCAATAACACCTTTCTCGTCTCGAAGGACACACTCGGAACCGGTTATAATCAAGTCAAGGGAATCAATTTATTTGGAAAATTTAAAGACGGAAAACTCCATGATGTAGATGTTATAAAAAATACCGAAGTCATATATTTCATGCGGAATGATGCACATGAACTCATTGGAATCAATAAAAATGTAAGCAGTAAAATCAATCTGCTTCTGGAGAATAATGCCGTAGAAACTATTAGCTTTTTCAATAAAGTCGATGGCGATATTTACCCCGAAGCCGACTTACCCGAAAACGCCCGTAAACTAAGAGGTTTGGTCTGGCGCGGCGATGAACGAATAAAGTCGAAAGACGATATTTTTACTGCCGAAGACAATGAACTCAACGACAAATTAATACAAGAAGGAAAAGACCAAGAAGCTAAGGATAAAGACACTCCGATGAAAGTCAGGAAAGAAACCTTAGATTACGACAAGAAGAAACCGGCTGCAAAAGCAGCAGCAAAACCTTCGGCGAAAGTCAAAACTAAAGCAGTAAAATAG